One Methylosarcina fibrata AML-C10 DNA segment encodes these proteins:
- the msrA gene encoding peptide-methionine (S)-S-oxide reductase MsrA: MNRRKRASCSLLILSILAVVAGVLLNPQLLAGKPVYPSLNKAAVGPDTPYIVLGMGCFWGAEKRMQTLTGVLDVEAGYAGGDDLSPRYETLHNTEKAIQEGHAVKNHAEVVKVYYDPGQTTLERVLIQFWENHNPTQGNRQGNDVGSNYRSAVFYRTDDEHRLAEKTRAVYQESLKAAGIDAPITTEIAPLENYAAAEDYHQDYLEKNPFGYCGLGGIGVAYPSPGTSVHDAAVHDGVKTTAGGEAWQGIALHAEEQLIAFEAVDCGYCRQFDKEVLASWNNPLPIVATNLTSPPEDWKLARELFATPTVVLFRDRQEVARYTGYRGAQHFRQWLSEATES, translated from the coding sequence ATGAACAGACGAAAACGCGCATCTTGCTCTTTATTGATTCTTAGCATTTTGGCGGTCGTTGCCGGAGTGCTGCTGAATCCGCAACTGCTGGCGGGCAAGCCTGTTTATCCTTCGCTGAACAAGGCCGCGGTCGGTCCGGACACGCCTTACATCGTTTTGGGGATGGGGTGTTTCTGGGGCGCAGAAAAGCGCATGCAGACCCTGACCGGAGTGCTGGACGTCGAAGCCGGCTATGCCGGCGGCGACGACCTTTCTCCCCGCTACGAAACCCTCCACAATACCGAAAAGGCGATCCAGGAAGGCCATGCCGTCAAAAATCATGCCGAGGTAGTCAAAGTCTATTACGATCCAGGGCAAACTACGCTCGAACGCGTCCTGATCCAGTTTTGGGAAAACCACAATCCGACCCAGGGTAACCGCCAGGGCAACGACGTCGGCAGCAATTATCGCAGCGCGGTCTTTTACCGTACCGACGACGAGCACCGTTTGGCCGAGAAAACACGGGCCGTCTATCAGGAGAGCTTGAAGGCGGCGGGCATCGACGCGCCGATCACGACCGAAATTGCGCCGCTCGAAAACTATGCCGCCGCCGAGGATTATCATCAGGATTATCTGGAGAAAAATCCGTTCGGTTATTGCGGATTGGGAGGGATCGGAGTGGCTTATCCCAGTCCCGGAACTTCCGTTCACGACGCCGCTGTTCACGACGGAGTCAAGACCACAGCCGGCGGCGAGGCCTGGCAAGGCATCGCCTTGCATGCCGAAGAACAGTTGATCGCCTTCGAAGCGGTCGACTGCGGCTATTGCAGACAGTTCGACAAGGAAGTGCTCGCGTCCTGGAACAATCCGCTTCCCATCGTCGCCACCAACCTGACGTCGCCTCCGGAAGACTGGAAGCTCGCCCGGGAATTATTCGCCACCCCCACCGTCGTCCTGTTCAGAGACAGGCAGGAAGTCGCCCGCTACACCGGTTACCGAGGCGCGCAACACTTCCGGCAATGGCTGAGCGAAGCGACAGAATCGTAG
- a CDS encoding restriction endonuclease, producing the protein MSIIKSIIKNIRDSRTDIASRYAGPSTSVTSETKNPELPTKWDKAFLKSLEWKRFEEISMEYLRIKNCMANVTCTGADGGIDIKISDGSGKVFAVGQCKSWSKPIGVSLIRELYGIMAADNIRHGIFLTTSEFSKEALEFAEGKNLLLIDSDEFISLVNNLDEIERKRLDNLARSGDYKVPTCVKCDIKMVKRKAKTGKNAGGEFWGCVNYPRCKITMQVKNQEFLKS; encoded by the coding sequence ATGAGCATAATTAAAAGCATAATAAAAAACATTCGAGACAGTAGAACCGATATTGCGAGCCGGTATGCCGGACCTTCAACGTCAGTAACTTCAGAAACGAAAAATCCCGAGCTGCCTACCAAGTGGGACAAGGCTTTTCTGAAGTCCCTCGAATGGAAACGATTTGAAGAAATTTCGATGGAGTATTTGAGAATCAAGAATTGCATGGCGAACGTAACGTGCACCGGCGCTGACGGAGGAATTGATATAAAAATCAGCGACGGCAGTGGCAAGGTTTTTGCGGTCGGTCAATGCAAATCCTGGAGTAAGCCGATCGGTGTGAGCCTAATACGCGAGCTATACGGCATTATGGCGGCCGATAATATTCGGCACGGCATATTCTTAACCACATCCGAATTCAGTAAAGAAGCTCTTGAATTCGCAGAAGGCAAAAACCTGTTACTGATCGATAGTGATGAATTTATTAGTTTGGTAAACAATCTGGATGAAATCGAGCGGAAACGCTTGGATAACCTTGCTCGATCAGGAGATTATAAAGTGCCCACTTGTGTAAAATGCGATATAAAAATGGTCAAGCGCAAAGCCAAAACCGGAAAGAATGCCGGTGGGGAATTTTGGGGATGTGTGAACTACCCCAGATGCAAAATCACCATGCAGGTTAAAAATCAGGAATTTCTAAAAAGCTGA
- a CDS encoding TOBE domain-containing protein, with product MKVSARNQFKGTVSAVRPGSFYTEVLVHLKGGDNLVATVTKESAQSLAIAPGKEVIAMIKAPHVILVTDFGGYRISARNQLEGKVVEVKPGAINSEVDIELKGGEKVAATITNESVEALGLYQGQTATAVFKAGSVILAVAE from the coding sequence ATGAAAGTCAGCGCACGCAATCAGTTCAAAGGCACCGTCAGCGCAGTCCGCCCCGGTTCGTTCTATACCGAAGTTCTTGTTCATTTGAAAGGAGGCGACAACCTCGTCGCGACGGTGACCAAGGAATCAGCCCAATCGTTGGCGATCGCACCCGGAAAGGAAGTCATCGCGATGATCAAGGCGCCGCACGTGATCCTCGTCACCGATTTCGGAGGCTACCGCATTTCGGCGCGCAACCAGCTTGAGGGAAAGGTCGTAGAGGTCAAGCCCGGAGCGATCAACAGCGAAGTCGACATCGAACTGAAAGGCGGCGAAAAGGTGGCCGCCACGATCACCAACGAAAGCGTCGAAGCGCTGGGCTTGTACCAGGGCCAAACGGCGACGGCGGTCTTCAAAGCCGGGTCGGTGATTCTGGCGGTCGCGGAATAA
- a CDS encoding PIN domain-containing protein, with protein MNMDTTEKKLRTNYILIDYENVQPASLSIVSEYPFRVLLFVGATQNKIPIELAASMQALGKNAEYIRVDGIGKNALDFHLVLYLGRLIEKEVNGYFHIISKDSGFDTVIKHLRDQKVLVQKYAQINDILILKGSGVKTLPERVEATVDFLISRGNAKPRKIDTLSNAINAYFGRTLPSEAIDNIIGELVKRQVIVNDNGKVHYRFPESS; from the coding sequence ATGAATATGGACACAACCGAAAAGAAGCTAAGAACGAACTATATACTGATTGACTATGAAAATGTTCAGCCCGCTTCTCTTTCAATAGTATCGGAATACCCCTTCAGAGTTCTGCTTTTTGTCGGCGCGACTCAGAATAAGATTCCTATCGAACTGGCTGCATCGATGCAGGCATTAGGCAAAAATGCGGAATACATCAGAGTGGACGGCATAGGCAAAAATGCGCTGGATTTTCATTTGGTTTTATATCTTGGGCGACTGATAGAGAAGGAAGTTAACGGTTATTTCCACATTATTTCCAAAGATTCAGGTTTTGACACGGTAATCAAGCATCTTCGGGATCAAAAGGTATTAGTCCAGAAATATGCGCAAATCAATGACATCTTGATTCTCAAAGGCTCGGGGGTTAAAACTCTTCCGGAACGAGTAGAGGCGACCGTAGATTTTTTGATCAGTCGGGGTAATGCCAAACCAAGAAAGATTGATACCCTGAGCAATGCAATCAATGCCTATTTTGGCAGAACATTGCCCAGCGAGGCCATAGATAACATCATCGGTGAGCTAGTCAAACGACAAGTCATCGTTAACGATAACGGCAAAGTGCATTACAGATTCCCGGAATCTTCCTGA
- the modB gene encoding molybdate ABC transporter permease subunit, producing the protein MLTEDDLSALWLTFQVAGLSTLILLIVGTPLSWWLARTPSRWKGVCNAVVALPLVLPPTVLGFYLLVLLGPNGPFGGLMAGLGLSPLPFTFGGLVTASVLYSLPFVVQPLQTAFSAIGEQTLETAATLRAGPWDTFFRVVIPLAKPGYLASTVLGFAHTVGEFGVVLMIGGNIPDKTRVVSVQIYNHVEALEYAQAHWLAGGLLIFSLAVLIVMYGLSNHPPAVRPMK; encoded by the coding sequence ATGCTCACCGAAGACGATCTTTCGGCCCTATGGCTGACTTTCCAGGTGGCGGGCCTATCCACCCTGATCTTGTTGATCGTAGGAACCCCGCTTTCCTGGTGGCTGGCTCGAACCCCGTCGCGCTGGAAAGGCGTCTGCAACGCCGTGGTGGCGCTGCCGTTGGTCCTGCCGCCGACCGTGCTCGGCTTTTATCTGCTGGTGCTGCTCGGTCCGAACGGGCCGTTCGGCGGCCTGATGGCCGGGCTGGGTCTTTCTCCGCTCCCGTTTACGTTCGGCGGCCTGGTGACCGCTTCGGTGCTCTACTCGTTGCCGTTCGTCGTGCAGCCTTTGCAGACCGCTTTCAGCGCCATCGGCGAACAAACGCTCGAAACCGCCGCCACCTTGCGTGCGGGGCCTTGGGATACGTTTTTCAGAGTCGTCATCCCCTTGGCAAAACCGGGCTATTTGGCCTCCACGGTTTTGGGTTTTGCTCATACGGTCGGTGAGTTCGGCGTGGTGTTGATGATCGGAGGCAACATTCCAGACAAGACGCGAGTCGTCTCGGTGCAGATCTACAACCACGTCGAAGCGTTGGAATACGCTCAGGCCCACTGGCTGGCCGGCGGCTTGCTGATTTTCTCCCTTGCGGTACTGATCGTCATGTACGGACTGTCGAATCATCCTCCCGCCGTCCGCCCGATGAAATGA
- the modC gene encoding molybdenum ABC transporter ATP-binding protein: MNSPIVARFALDYASFRLDVDLSLPGSGISVLFGPSGSGKTTLLRCIAGLERPDQSYLEVKGAVWQDSRRGFFLPPHQRALGYVFQDANLFPHLNVYKNVCFGLKRIGLKPAEAGLEQTVELLGIGHLLDRMPDRLSGGERQRAAIARALVLKPDILLMDEPLAALDFQRKQEILPYLARLHQELDIPVLYVTHARQELAKMADHLVILEEGRVQAEGPLAETLSRIDLPQATDSQAAMIWEGRIAAHESEYHLSRVDCAGTPLSMPLIDAAVGSPVRVRVYASDVSIALEKSNATSILNVLPATITDMADNRNGQTVLCLSIGALPLLAHVTLKSKSLLNLRIGMAVYAQIKGTSLLN, from the coding sequence ATGAATTCGCCGATCGTTGCCCGTTTTGCACTCGATTACGCTTCTTTCCGGCTGGACGTCGATCTTTCCTTGCCGGGCTCGGGCATCAGCGTGTTGTTCGGTCCTTCCGGCTCCGGCAAGACCACTCTGCTGCGCTGCATCGCCGGCCTGGAAAGGCCGGACCAAAGTTATCTGGAAGTGAAAGGCGCAGTTTGGCAGGACAGCCGGCGCGGCTTCTTTCTGCCGCCTCATCAACGCGCACTGGGTTATGTGTTTCAGGACGCCAATCTGTTTCCGCATTTGAACGTTTATAAAAACGTCTGTTTCGGCTTGAAACGAATCGGCCTAAAACCCGCCGAGGCCGGCCTCGAGCAAACGGTCGAGCTGCTCGGCATCGGCCATCTGCTGGACAGAATGCCGGACCGCCTGTCGGGCGGCGAGAGGCAGCGCGCCGCGATCGCCCGCGCCCTGGTGCTGAAACCGGACATCCTTTTGATGGACGAGCCGCTGGCGGCGCTGGATTTCCAGCGCAAGCAGGAGATTCTGCCGTATCTGGCGCGCCTGCATCAGGAATTGGACATACCGGTCCTGTACGTGACTCATGCCCGTCAGGAGCTGGCGAAAATGGCCGATCATCTGGTGATCCTGGAGGAAGGGCGCGTCCAGGCCGAAGGCCCTCTTGCCGAAACCCTAAGCCGGATCGATCTGCCGCAGGCTACGGACAGCCAGGCGGCGATGATCTGGGAAGGCCGGATCGCCGCGCATGAATCCGAATATCATTTGAGCCGGGTCGACTGTGCCGGCACCCCACTCAGCATGCCGCTGATCGATGCGGCGGTCGGTTCCCCGGTGCGGGTGCGGGTTTACGCCAGCGACGTCAGCATCGCGCTGGAAAAGTCGAACGCGACCAGCATCCTGAACGTGCTGCCCGCCACCATTACCGATATGGCCGACAACCGGAACGGGCAGACGGTCTTGTGCCTCAGCATCGGCGCTCTTCCGCTGCTGGCCCACGTCACCCTCAAGTCGAAAAGCCTCTTGAATCTCAGGATCGGCATGGCCGTCTACGCGCAGATCAAGGGCACGTCCCTTTTAAATTAA
- the gpmI gene encoding 2,3-bisphosphoglycerate-independent phosphoglycerate mutase: protein MKLEKSSRFSACPGPVVTIVLDGVGISPREDGDAVKTARTPMLDRLMANFPTTTLLAHGTAVGMPSDEDMGNSEVGHNAIGAGRVFAQGAKLVAESIASGHLWEGRAWHDVVAAAKQGGTLHFIGLFSDGNVHSHIDHLKAMLEQARKEGVPKVRLHLLLDGRDVGETSALDYVDPFEAYLDGLRGPGFDVAIASGGGRMTITMDRYEANWAMVQRGWDIHVRGEGRQFASAHEAIVTYRNELKVIDQDLPGFVIAKDGKPLGPIVDGDAVVFFNFRGDRAIEISRAFTEEHFTAFSRGPLPKVTYAGMMQYDGDTKLPPRFLVEPPAIDRTMGEYLARNGISQYAISETQKYGHVTYFWNGNRTGKFDDALETYVEIPSDVVPFEQRPWMKCAEITDALIDAVRSGRYRYLRVNYANGDMVGHTGNFEAAVTAMQSLDLQLARLIPVILEAKGTAIVTADHGNADEMYELDKKGNVTRDAEGRTKAKTSHTLNPVPFVLISGEVDPSYQLREDLVTPGLSNIAATVLNLLGFEAPEDYDPSLIEPA, encoded by the coding sequence ATGAAATTAGAAAAATCTTCCCGTTTTTCCGCTTGTCCAGGTCCCGTCGTCACCATCGTGCTCGACGGAGTGGGCATTTCTCCGCGCGAGGACGGCGATGCAGTCAAAACCGCCCGGACTCCGATGCTGGATCGCCTGATGGCGAACTTTCCGACGACCACGTTGCTCGCGCACGGCACCGCGGTCGGCATGCCCAGCGACGAAGACATGGGCAACAGCGAAGTCGGACACAACGCCATCGGCGCGGGCCGCGTATTCGCCCAGGGCGCCAAACTGGTGGCGGAATCGATCGCCAGCGGTCACTTGTGGGAAGGCCGGGCCTGGCACGACGTGGTGGCTGCCGCCAAGCAGGGCGGTACGCTGCATTTTATCGGCCTGTTTTCCGACGGCAACGTGCATTCGCATATCGACCATCTTAAGGCGATGCTGGAACAAGCCAGAAAGGAAGGGGTGCCGAAAGTGCGCTTGCATCTTCTGCTGGACGGCCGCGACGTCGGCGAAACCTCGGCGCTGGACTACGTCGATCCGTTCGAAGCGTATCTGGACGGCTTGCGCGGCCCCGGGTTCGACGTGGCGATCGCTTCCGGCGGCGGCCGCATGACCATCACGATGGACCGTTACGAAGCGAACTGGGCGATGGTGCAGCGCGGTTGGGACATCCACGTGCGCGGCGAAGGGCGCCAGTTCGCCAGCGCCCATGAGGCCATCGTCACCTACCGCAACGAATTGAAGGTCATCGACCAGGATCTGCCGGGCTTCGTCATCGCCAAAGACGGCAAGCCCTTGGGTCCGATCGTCGACGGCGATGCGGTGGTATTCTTCAATTTCCGCGGCGACCGCGCCATTGAAATTTCGCGTGCCTTTACCGAAGAACATTTCACCGCCTTCTCGCGCGGCCCGCTGCCGAAAGTCACCTACGCCGGCATGATGCAGTACGACGGCGATACCAAACTGCCGCCGCGCTTTCTGGTCGAACCGCCCGCGATCGATCGGACGATGGGCGAATACCTGGCCAGAAACGGCATTTCGCAATATGCGATCAGCGAAACGCAAAAATACGGCCACGTCACTTATTTCTGGAACGGCAACCGCACCGGCAAATTCGACGACGCGCTGGAAACCTACGTTGAAATTCCGAGCGACGTCGTGCCGTTCGAACAGCGGCCGTGGATGAAATGCGCCGAAATCACCGACGCGCTGATCGACGCGGTCCGCAGCGGCCGGTACCGGTATTTGCGGGTCAACTACGCCAACGGCGACATGGTCGGCCACACCGGCAACTTCGAAGCGGCGGTGACTGCGATGCAGAGCCTGGACCTGCAATTGGCGCGCTTGATTCCGGTGATTCTGGAAGCGAAAGGCACGGCGATTGTCACCGCCGATCACGGTAACGCCGACGAAATGTACGAACTCGATAAAAAAGGCAACGTGACCCGGGACGCGGAAGGCCGTACCAAGGCCAAGACCTCGCACACGCTGAATCCGGTGCCGTTCGTGCTGATCTCGGGCGAAGTGGATCCTTCGTACCAACTGCGCGAGGATCTAGTGACCCCGGGCCTGTCGAACATCGCCGCGACCGTGCTGAATCTGCTCGGCTTCGAGGCCCCGGAAGACTACGATCCGAGCCTGATCGAACCCGCTTAA
- the modA gene encoding molybdate ABC transporter substrate-binding protein yields MFSRRYNRLLILLGALVASGHEAFAETTIVAVAANFTEPMNEIAEAFEKTTGHSAKLSFGSSGKFVAQIENGAPFEVFLSADAEKPEKLERNKMAVPGSRFTYAIGKLVLWSAKPGYVDDQGQILETGGFKHLALADPKLAPYGKAAVEFLKNKGLLDKLQPLFVLGENISQTHQFVSTGNAELGFVALSQVIEDGKIAKGSGWIVPEELHAPIRQDAVLLDKGSENPAAAALMQFLKSAEARAILQKYGYSLVD; encoded by the coding sequence ATGTTCAGCCGTCGTTATAACCGTTTACTGATTCTCCTCGGCGCCCTGGTCGCCAGTGGTCATGAGGCCTTCGCCGAAACGACGATCGTGGCGGTCGCCGCCAACTTCACCGAACCGATGAATGAAATTGCCGAAGCCTTCGAAAAAACGACCGGGCACAGCGCCAAACTGTCGTTCGGTTCGTCCGGAAAATTCGTCGCGCAGATCGAAAATGGCGCGCCGTTCGAAGTGTTCTTGTCCGCCGATGCCGAAAAACCGGAAAAACTGGAAAGAAACAAAATGGCCGTGCCGGGCAGCCGTTTCACCTATGCGATCGGCAAGCTGGTGCTGTGGTCGGCCAAACCGGGTTATGTCGACGACCAGGGACAAATCCTGGAGACCGGCGGCTTCAAGCATCTGGCCCTGGCCGACCCGAAACTGGCGCCTTACGGCAAGGCGGCCGTGGAGTTTTTAAAAAACAAAGGATTGCTCGATAAACTCCAGCCGTTGTTCGTGCTCGGCGAGAACATTTCGCAAACGCACCAATTCGTCTCGACCGGCAACGCCGAGCTGGGTTTTGTCGCGTTGTCGCAAGTGATCGAAGACGGTAAAATTGCGAAAGGATCCGGCTGGATCGTACCCGAGGAACTGCATGCGCCGATCCGCCAGGATGCGGTGTTGCTCGACAAGGGCTCGGAAAATCCCGCAGCGGCCGCGTTGATGCAGTTTTTGAAATCCGCCGAAGCCCGGGCGATCCTTCAGAAATACGGCTACAGCCTGGTCGACTGA
- a CDS encoding ABC transporter permease encodes MATRDIELPQMALLYGLCLLPWLLLRLTGLRLDREIGVGILRMSIQLALVGIYLKTLFDLNHPWLNGLWILVMLIVADLTILRRAGLKARYFALATFTAVAASVLFSTAYLVILVIQPAHYYDARYIVPLAGMILGNCLQGNVIALERFYSELRRNENEYTTFLMLGASRREAVRPYFRNAVKAALNPTIAGMATMGLVSLPGMMTGQILGGSEPWIAVKYQIAIMICIFTSSTLACLMNLTLGLKIAFNAFDVLREEVIKKS; translated from the coding sequence ATGGCAACACGGGATATTGAACTGCCGCAGATGGCGCTGCTTTACGGCCTCTGCCTGCTGCCCTGGCTGCTGCTCCGGCTGACGGGCCTGCGGCTGGACCGGGAAATCGGCGTCGGCATTCTGCGCATGAGCATTCAACTGGCGTTGGTCGGCATTTATCTGAAAACGCTGTTCGATCTGAACCATCCCTGGCTCAACGGTCTCTGGATATTGGTGATGCTGATCGTCGCCGATTTAACCATTCTGCGCCGTGCCGGACTGAAAGCGCGCTATTTTGCACTGGCCACTTTTACCGCGGTGGCAGCCAGCGTGCTTTTTTCCACCGCCTATCTGGTGATCCTGGTGATCCAGCCGGCTCATTATTACGATGCCCGTTATATCGTACCGTTGGCGGGCATGATCCTCGGCAATTGCCTGCAGGGCAACGTCATCGCCCTGGAACGCTTCTATTCGGAACTGCGCAGGAACGAAAACGAATACACTACTTTCCTGATGCTGGGCGCGAGCCGACGGGAAGCCGTGCGCCCGTACTTTCGAAATGCCGTCAAGGCTGCGCTCAATCCGACGATCGCCGGCATGGCGACGATGGGGCTGGTCTCACTGCCCGGCATGATGACGGGCCAAATTCTGGGCGGCAGCGAACCCTGGATCGCGGTGAAATACCAGATCGCCATCATGATCTGCATCTTCACCAGCTCCACTCTGGCCTGCCTCATGAACCTGACGCTCGGCCTGAAGATCGCCTTCAACGCGTTTGACGTATTGAGGGAGGAAGTGATCAAGAAATCTTGA
- a CDS encoding ABC transporter ATP-binding protein, with amino-acid sequence MPPILRFARVSVIAQGKTILSDVSFALPPGEKAALSGKSGSGKTSVLKTLMGLYPLAQGTVYFQEKPLTSASVRAVRSCTAYIGQEPVLGAESVREALLLPFQFKAHRGHTPTPAQLKEVLERLRLPLDILGRSSNRISGGEKQRIALARGLLLGKSLYLLDEVTSALDDESKRAVFNVFSDSSLTVLAVAHDSEWLERCDILFELDAGRLTEVRHHGNTGY; translated from the coding sequence ATGCCTCCTATTCTTCGCTTCGCTCGCGTATCGGTCATCGCCCAAGGAAAAACCATTCTATCCGACGTCAGCTTTGCGCTGCCGCCCGGAGAAAAAGCGGCGTTATCCGGCAAATCCGGATCCGGTAAAACCAGCGTTTTAAAAACCTTGATGGGACTTTATCCCCTGGCGCAAGGGACCGTTTATTTTCAGGAAAAACCGCTGACCTCGGCCTCTGTCCGGGCTGTTCGAAGCTGCACCGCTTACATCGGACAAGAACCGGTATTGGGCGCCGAAAGCGTCAGGGAAGCCTTGCTGCTGCCTTTTCAATTCAAAGCGCATCGAGGTCATACGCCCACTCCGGCTCAACTGAAAGAGGTATTGGAACGGCTGCGCTTGCCTTTGGACATTTTAGGCCGGAGCAGCAACCGAATTTCCGGCGGCGAAAAGCAGCGCATCGCTCTGGCCAGGGGGCTGCTGTTGGGAAAAAGCCTGTATCTGCTCGACGAAGTGACCAGCGCTCTGGACGACGAAAGCAAACGAGCCGTCTTCAACGTATTTTCCGATTCCAGCCTGACGGTCCTTGCGGTGGCGCACGACTCCGAGTGGTTGGAGCGCTGCGACATACTTTTCGAACTCGATGCGGGGCGTTTGACCGAGGTAAGGCATCATGGCAACACGGGATATTGA